A stretch of Desulfurivibrio alkaliphilus AHT 2 DNA encodes these proteins:
- a CDS encoding phosphotransferase, with amino-acid sequence MKTGNGLLAKLRRQNDVRRSLERLQPLMLPGNYHISGGLALAPAGPTGQPDDYQRGLQEAGTDHFPWLLHRLVGRPYKIAPPAGAATPLYDTLIQRRDWVILVAAGRDHVLRLTSRPELVARLTRNAEWLRRSYPVPWIEEARLDLEGLYGVREDFVAGCPIRAAVPRQWDPVFRQLLSVCQKHAAWCEGRFGFAPVMAELSRWQIPPWLARAFSEHQTGLQELLADCPLLAGHGDCHNGNVVVQPDGSLILIDLERVQPLPFFFDALSLLRGSGEVNAVLRQAYLAGDYDAELAAIWAVAGRKWQARWRVPALLAMVVAHAFRPQFSSSSSARRREKLIGAAEKIRHDCKMG; translated from the coding sequence ATGAAGACGGGTAACGGGCTGCTGGCGAAGCTGCGGCGGCAAAATGATGTCAGGCGATCCTTGGAACGTTTGCAGCCGCTGATGCTCCCGGGAAATTATCACATAAGCGGTGGTTTGGCCTTGGCTCCCGCCGGGCCGACAGGGCAACCGGATGATTACCAGCGGGGCTTGCAGGAGGCCGGCACTGACCACTTTCCCTGGCTACTGCACCGGCTCGTGGGGCGTCCGTATAAAATTGCGCCGCCGGCAGGAGCGGCCACCCCCCTTTATGATACGCTCATTCAGCGGAGGGATTGGGTTATTCTGGTGGCGGCCGGCCGGGATCACGTCCTTCGTTTGACTTCCCGCCCGGAACTGGTGGCGCGGCTGACCCGCAATGCCGAGTGGTTGCGCCGCTCCTATCCGGTGCCCTGGATTGAAGAAGCCCGGCTGGATCTGGAGGGGCTGTACGGTGTGCGCGAAGATTTTGTCGCTGGATGTCCCATCCGTGCTGCCGTACCGAGGCAATGGGACCCGGTTTTTCGCCAACTGCTTAGTGTGTGTCAAAAGCATGCCGCCTGGTGTGAGGGCCGTTTTGGTTTTGCCCCGGTTATGGCCGAGCTGAGCCGCTGGCAAATCCCCCCTTGGCTGGCTCGTGCTTTCAGTGAACACCAGACGGGTTTACAGGAGCTTTTGGCGGACTGCCCGCTATTGGCCGGCCATGGAGATTGCCATAACGGCAATGTGGTGGTCCAGCCCGATGGCAGCCTGATTCTGATCGACCTTGAACGAGTACAACCACTGCCGTTCTTTTTTGACGCCCTCTCGCTGTTGCGCGGTTCCGGTGAAGTTAATGCCGTGCTGCGCCAAGCTTATCTGGCTGGTGACTATGATGCCGAACTGGCTGCCATTTGGGCGGTGGCAGGAAGAAAGTGGCAAGCCCGGTGGCGGGTTCCCGCCCTTCTGGCGATGGTTGTTGCCCACGCCTTTCGCCCCCAGTTCAGCAGTTCCAGTTCCGCCCGGCGCCGGGAAAAACTGATCGGGGCGGCAGAAAAAATTCGCCATGATTGCAAAATGGGCTAG
- a CDS encoding glycosyltransferase, with protein MSQPPDLTILAPLKAWGGIERKIMILCREFLAQGVRVQLLLARGGEVPYPDEFPDGVEVVDLRNRGKQDGVLKVARYLRRCQPRALLTAKDHAAKIALVGRALARSQVPIYVKVTNTLSETLRRPVKRYSARWLYPRANRLIAVSSGVRSDLIDNFAVDPEQVEVIYNPTVTPDIAERRRLPMGHPWLAGDGPPVVMGIGRLTPQKDFVTLLRAFARLRRQRLCRLIILGEGPLRNDLQAEARELGIAEDVDLPGYVQDPIPWLARASLFVLSSRYEGLANVVIEALAAGTPVVCTDCPSGPDEILLGGRLGPLVPIGEELAMSEAMAAVLAEPPPAGLLQEGLERFRSDKVAAHYLRTMGLQ; from the coding sequence ATGAGCCAGCCACCGGATCTCACCATTTTGGCCCCGCTTAAAGCCTGGGGAGGGATTGAGCGCAAGATCATGATTTTGTGCCGGGAATTTCTGGCCCAGGGGGTACGGGTGCAGCTGCTGCTGGCCCGGGGCGGGGAGGTGCCTTATCCGGATGAATTTCCCGACGGGGTCGAGGTGGTCGATCTGCGAAATCGGGGTAAACAGGACGGGGTGTTGAAAGTGGCCCGTTATCTGCGGCGTTGCCAGCCGCGGGCCCTGTTGACCGCCAAGGATCATGCCGCCAAGATAGCTCTGGTTGGCCGAGCTTTGGCACGCTCCCAGGTGCCCATCTATGTTAAGGTCACCAACACCTTAAGCGAAACTTTGCGGCGGCCGGTTAAAAGGTATTCCGCACGCTGGCTCTACCCACGGGCAAACCGGTTGATTGCGGTTTCCAGTGGGGTGCGCAGTGATCTGATTGACAACTTTGCCGTTGATCCCGAGCAGGTGGAGGTGATTTACAATCCGACGGTAACCCCGGATATCGCCGAACGTCGCCGCTTGCCGATGGGTCATCCCTGGTTGGCGGGCGATGGCCCGCCGGTGGTGATGGGTATCGGCCGACTTACCCCGCAGAAAGATTTTGTCACTCTGCTGCGGGCCTTTGCTCGCTTGCGCCGGCAACGGCTTTGCCGCTTGATTATCTTGGGGGAGGGACCGTTGCGGAACGATCTGCAAGCTGAGGCCAGGGAGTTGGGCATAGCTGAGGATGTTGACCTGCCGGGCTACGTGCAGGATCCGATCCCCTGGCTGGCCAGGGCCTCGCTTTTTGTCCTTTCTTCCCGCTATGAAGGCTTGGCCAATGTGGTTATTGAGGCCTTGGCGGCCGGCACGCCGGTGGTTTGTACCGATTGCCCCAGCGGTCCCGATGAAATTCTGCTGGGGGGGCGGCTGGGGCCTTTAGTGCCCATCGGCGAGGAGCTTGCCATGAGCGAAGCTATGGCGGCGGTGCTGGCCGAACCGCCCCCTGCCGGCTTGTTGCAGGAAGGGCTGGAGCGATTTCGCAGTGATAAGGTAGCGGCCCATTACTTGCGAACCATGGGGTTGCAATAA
- a CDS encoding sulfotransferase family protein — translation MKTPTTPPVIIIGMHRSGTSLLTRVLQQAGFFMGRGTSRNEEAAFTNAINAWLFRQASATWDCPEPMDLLLADNALKPWLLDYMGGIIRGPAALRFLGLKRGLQRGGLPGQQGPWGWKDPRNTFTLPLWLELFPDAKVLHIVRHGVDVAASLRQRRQQEFERRIERYQQRRHWSWLNPLAPKWRGFGPQVRCRTLEGGFELWQLYVARALEHVQQLGAQAVTMQYEAMLADPLPNLRRALAFCGCKADESSLQAAAAAFRPERAHAWTRREELREFSRRYQSVLAKYGYAGKPEDLAPEESA, via the coding sequence ATGAAGACACCCACGACTCCCCCGGTAATCATCATCGGCATGCATCGCTCGGGCACCAGCTTGCTGACCCGGGTGCTGCAGCAGGCCGGTTTTTTCATGGGCCGGGGTACCAGTCGCAACGAGGAAGCGGCCTTTACCAACGCCATCAACGCCTGGCTGTTTCGGCAGGCCTCGGCCACCTGGGATTGCCCGGAGCCCATGGACCTGTTGCTGGCCGATAACGCGCTCAAGCCCTGGTTGCTGGACTATATGGGGGGGATTATCCGGGGGCCGGCGGCGCTGCGCTTTTTGGGGTTAAAGCGCGGTTTGCAGCGCGGTGGCTTGCCCGGCCAGCAAGGGCCCTGGGGCTGGAAAGATCCGCGTAACACCTTTACCCTGCCCCTATGGCTGGAACTTTTTCCAGACGCCAAAGTGTTGCACATCGTCCGCCATGGCGTTGATGTGGCTGCCAGTCTGCGCCAGCGCCGCCAGCAGGAATTTGAACGGCGCATCGAGCGCTATCAGCAGCGGCGCCACTGGTCCTGGCTGAATCCCCTGGCGCCCAAGTGGCGCGGTTTTGGTCCCCAGGTGCGGTGCCGCACGTTGGAGGGCGGTTTTGAGCTCTGGCAGCTTTATGTTGCGCGGGCTTTGGAGCACGTGCAGCAGCTGGGGGCGCAGGCGGTTACCATGCAATATGAAGCAATGCTGGCCGACCCGTTGCCGAACTTGCGCCGGGCCTTGGCTTTTTGCGGTTGTAAAGCGGATGAAAGCAGCCTGCAGGCAGCCGCTGCCGCCTTTCGGCCCGAACGGGCCCACGCCTGGACCCGGCGCGAAGAATTACGTGAGTTCAGCCGCCGCTACCAGTCGGTGTTGGCCAAGTATGGCTATGCAGGTAAACCCGAAGACCTTGCTCCAGAGGAGAGCGCATGA
- a CDS encoding glycosyltransferase, translated as MGKHNLPLTAAAETPDIVLFGIFRSWGGTYRRLLNQIHVWLAMGLRVELVTFRDGEMFYPEEVPPAVRLVHLGTSHRLPTILALWRYLRRRRPPVILSVNHISNMVLARTGYLPGLRTRRYLSVPNTFGQSEKRADSPRKRERKFREIRKVYPCSHGVIAVSDGVRDDLRDNVGLTGVHIERIYSGSVAPGNLARAKEPVEHPWLVNKELPVVLSVGRLVPQKDYAMLLRAFARVVRQRPARLLILGEGRERPTLENLAEELGISQWVDMPGFAGNPYAYMARADVFALSSRWEGLVNVVMEALGVGTPVVSTDCPSGPREILADGRYGILVPMQDDRAMAAGILKVLRGEAPQFDYAEAVRPFMAETAARAYLDFFGLSPRCKPAESERAVP; from the coding sequence ATGGGCAAGCATAATTTGCCGCTGACGGCGGCAGCCGAGACGCCTGATATCGTGTTGTTCGGCATCTTTCGTTCCTGGGGCGGGACCTATCGTCGCCTGCTGAACCAGATCCATGTCTGGCTGGCCATGGGGTTGCGGGTGGAGCTGGTAACCTTTCGGGACGGCGAGATGTTTTATCCTGAAGAAGTGCCGCCGGCGGTGCGCCTGGTTCACCTGGGAACCTCCCACCGGCTGCCGACCATTCTGGCTTTGTGGCGCTACTTGCGGCGCCGCAGGCCACCGGTGATTCTTTCGGTTAATCATATCAGCAACATGGTGCTGGCCCGCACCGGCTATCTGCCGGGGTTGCGCACCCGCCGCTATTTGAGTGTGCCCAACACCTTCGGGCAGTCGGAAAAACGTGCCGACTCACCCCGCAAACGTGAGCGCAAATTTCGTGAGATTCGTAAAGTATACCCATGCTCCCACGGAGTGATTGCGGTTTCCGATGGGGTGCGCGATGACCTGCGCGATAATGTCGGTCTTACCGGCGTACATATTGAGCGGATATACAGCGGTTCGGTGGCTCCCGGCAACCTGGCCCGGGCCAAAGAGCCGGTGGAGCATCCCTGGCTGGTCAATAAGGAGTTGCCGGTGGTGCTCTCGGTGGGGCGGCTGGTGCCGCAGAAAGATTACGCCATGCTGCTGCGTGCCTTTGCCCGGGTGGTGCGCCAGCGCCCGGCCCGGTTGCTGATCCTGGGTGAAGGGCGTGAAAGACCGACCCTGGAGAACCTGGCCGAGGAGTTGGGGATCAGCCAGTGGGTCGATATGCCGGGGTTTGCCGGCAACCCCTATGCCTATATGGCCAGGGCCGACGTTTTTGCCCTCTCTTCCCGCTGGGAAGGCCTGGTCAATGTGGTCATGGAGGCCCTGGGGGTCGGTACCCCCGTTGTGTCCACCGATTGTCCCAGCGGTCCTCGAGAGATCCTGGCCGATGGGCGCTATGGCATTCTGGTGCCGATGCAGGATGATCGGGCCATGGCTGCCGGGATTTTAAAGGTTTTACGAGGCGAGGCGCCTCAGTTCGATTATGCCGAAGCGGTGCGTCCTTTCATGGCTGAAACCGCCGCCCGGGCCTACCTGGATTTTTTTGGGCTCTCCCCCCGCTGCAAGCCGGCTGAGAGTGAACGGGCCGTCCCATGA
- a CDS encoding O-antigen ligase family protein: MSGVLPRWPTWLAMPEGRLQTWAVIALYAMALVSPHSTSLGQAAQGGVFVVALVFIVRHFSALRRSPMFWLGVAFLAYVVLRGVVGWLGDPEMGAEYLDGARGWGKSLVTPVLLTGIVLVATGNWLKHGLGVVAVLFASLLLDVLLTLDGGAFIQALQTNRRYVFDLGHLIAGLKLGAALLAVLIFVPLLAVRSQTSGHATDDLSSRPVGAVGFGARLGIVRPWRLAAWLLVLLLAGGVLLAALLATKTRTGWFAVAAALPVVLLLATWHFRSQLLARNAVALVPAIVAGLALLLTVAFGWGILESRVSSQWQTMGELVTLPQGGNIEEISDSSLGVRAAYAHFALERVLERPWFGFGPAEPYYLLQKRPIPWQLEGRTGHFHNGHLEIMVRFGVVGYMLVLAFVSLMLHEGWRRLAEPNDGRARALALFGIGFIVFMAVWMLGTHNLDRFVLIHFYSLLTAPLVAAHLSRYCPNSVKSLARG, encoded by the coding sequence ATGAGCGGGGTTTTACCACGTTGGCCGACCTGGTTGGCCATGCCGGAGGGTCGTCTGCAGACCTGGGCCGTCATTGCACTATACGCCATGGCCCTGGTTTCTCCCCACAGTACCTCTTTGGGGCAAGCGGCGCAGGGGGGAGTGTTTGTTGTGGCCCTGGTGTTTATTGTCCGTCATTTCTCTGCGTTGCGCCGTTCACCCATGTTTTGGTTGGGGGTGGCCTTTCTGGCCTATGTGGTTTTGCGCGGGGTGGTGGGTTGGCTTGGCGACCCGGAGATGGGGGCTGAGTACCTGGACGGGGCCAGGGGTTGGGGCAAGTCCCTGGTTACGCCAGTGCTGCTGACCGGTATCGTTCTAGTGGCCACCGGCAACTGGCTCAAGCATGGCCTGGGGGTCGTGGCGGTTCTGTTTGCTTCGTTGCTGCTGGATGTTTTGCTAACCCTGGATGGCGGGGCATTTATTCAGGCTCTGCAAACCAATCGACGTTATGTTTTTGACTTGGGGCACCTGATTGCCGGGTTGAAGCTGGGGGCGGCCTTGCTGGCGGTACTCATCTTTGTGCCCCTGCTGGCCGTGCGCAGTCAAACATCTGGTCATGCCACCGACGACCTAAGCAGTCGCCCGGTGGGCGCGGTTGGCTTTGGTGCCCGCCTGGGAATAGTCCGACCATGGCGGCTGGCGGCTTGGTTGCTGGTACTTTTGCTGGCGGGCGGGGTGCTGCTGGCGGCTTTGCTGGCCACCAAAACCCGTACCGGTTGGTTTGCCGTGGCGGCTGCCCTGCCGGTGGTGCTTTTGCTGGCGACCTGGCACTTCCGCTCTCAGTTGCTGGCGCGCAATGCCGTTGCCCTGGTGCCGGCCATCGTGGCGGGGTTGGCGCTGCTGCTGACCGTAGCTTTTGGTTGGGGGATTCTGGAAAGTCGAGTCAGCAGCCAGTGGCAGACGATGGGGGAACTGGTAACCCTGCCCCAAGGCGGCAACATTGAGGAGATCTCCGACAGTTCTTTGGGGGTCCGCGCAGCATATGCCCATTTTGCTCTGGAAAGGGTGCTCGAACGCCCATGGTTTGGTTTCGGGCCCGCCGAACCATACTACCTGCTGCAAAAACGGCCCATTCCCTGGCAGCTGGAAGGGCGTACTGGTCATTTCCATAACGGGCACCTGGAAATCATGGTGCGTTTCGGGGTGGTGGGGTATATGCTGGTGCTCGCTTTTGTGAGTTTAATGCTCCATGAAGGCTGGCGGCGGCTGGCGGAGCCGAATGATGGCCGGGCTCGTGCATTGGCCCTTTTTGGTATCGGCTTCATCGTCTTTATGGCGGTGTGGATGCTGGGCACCCATAATCTGGACCGGTTTGTGTTAATCCACTTTTATTCATTGCTTACAGCTCCTCTTGTGGCAGCGCACCTGAGCCGGTATTGCCCAAATAGCGTTAAGAGCCTGGCACGAGGTTAA
- a CDS encoding sulfotransferase domain-containing protein, which translates to MPPLVRKRGPVRRLIQRCRRRWRRWRADIHLISYPKCGRTWLALLIGKSLALHHGLNVRNPLRLRDFAKPWRRIPYILQHHDGGPEFLLPEELSTDKSAYAGRKVIFMIRDPRDVLVSSYFQKTKRNANYRGTMEEYVHERRGGIESIVAFYNIWARNRYLPADFLLISYEDLHADPAGELRRVLEFIGYGEISEDIIREAVEFCRFDNMRRLEAGNAFGTSALSAREVDDEESYKTRKGKVGGYGDYLNGEGLAYVEKVIGERLDPFYRRYAGAGLAGKAFKGER; encoded by the coding sequence ATGCCCCCTCTGGTACGAAAACGCGGCCCCGTGCGGCGCCTGATTCAACGCTGCCGCCGCCGCTGGCGCCGCTGGCGAGCCGATATTCATCTGATCTCCTACCCCAAGTGTGGCCGCACCTGGCTGGCCTTGCTGATTGGTAAATCGCTTGCCTTGCACCATGGTCTTAATGTTCGCAACCCTTTGCGCTTGCGTGATTTTGCCAAGCCCTGGCGCCGTATTCCTTATATTCTGCAACACCACGATGGCGGGCCGGAGTTTTTGTTGCCCGAAGAGCTGAGCACCGACAAGTCGGCCTACGCCGGCCGCAAGGTGATCTTCATGATCCGTGATCCGCGGGATGTGCTGGTCTCCTCGTACTTTCAAAAGACCAAACGCAACGCCAATTACCGGGGCACCATGGAGGAGTATGTGCATGAGCGTCGGGGCGGCATTGAATCCATCGTTGCATTCTATAATATCTGGGCTCGCAACCGTTACCTGCCGGCTGATTTCCTGCTGATCAGCTACGAAGACCTGCATGCCGACCCCGCCGGCGAATTACGGCGGGTGCTGGAGTTTATCGGCTATGGCGAGATAAGCGAGGATATCATCCGGGAGGCCGTGGAGTTTTGTCGGTTTGACAACATGCGCCGACTGGAAGCCGGCAACGCTTTCGGCACCAGCGCCCTGTCGGCCAGGGAGGTCGATGATGAAGAGAGTTACAAAACCCGCAAGGGCAAGGTTGGCGGGTATGGCGACTATCTTAATGGCGAGGGGCTGGCTTACGTGGAAAAGGTGATAGGTGAACGGTTGGATCCCTTTTACCGACGCTATGCGGGCGCCGGGCTTGCCGGCAAAGCATTTAAGGGGGAGAGATGA
- a CDS encoding sulfotransferase family 2 domain-containing protein: protein MIISHRNRFIFIKTRKTAGSSLEIALSRVCGPEDVITPLSAQRGEEELRRAEGGVGPCNHLKRIRDHRGFKEWRRLLTRGQRAQYGEHSTAPEIRRLVGPEIWSGYYRFTIERNPWDRALSRYWWQKHRWEEKGRRDFPSLSEYLRWLERHKPHWLSNWGHYTINDQIAVDRVLRYENLPAELAQLRLDLGIDGDISLPARRAKGGIRQDRQPYAELLSRTDRELIERLCWREIAALGYQF from the coding sequence TTGATTATCAGCCATCGTAATCGCTTTATTTTTATCAAGACCCGCAAGACCGCCGGCAGCAGCCTGGAGATCGCTCTTTCCCGGGTGTGCGGGCCGGAGGATGTGATCACCCCTTTAAGTGCCCAGCGCGGCGAAGAAGAACTGCGGCGGGCGGAGGGCGGGGTCGGGCCCTGCAACCACCTTAAGCGAATCCGCGACCACCGCGGCTTTAAAGAGTGGCGGCGGTTGCTGACCCGGGGGCAGCGCGCCCAGTACGGGGAACACAGCACGGCCCCCGAGATTCGCCGGTTGGTGGGCCCTGAGATCTGGTCCGGCTATTATCGCTTTACCATCGAACGCAACCCCTGGGATCGGGCCCTGTCCCGTTACTGGTGGCAGAAGCACCGCTGGGAGGAAAAGGGGCGTCGCGACTTTCCCAGCCTTAGCGAGTATCTGCGCTGGCTGGAGCGGCACAAGCCCCATTGGCTCAGTAACTGGGGCCATTACACGATCAATGATCAAATCGCCGTGGATCGAGTGCTGCGCTATGAAAACCTGCCGGCCGAACTGGCGCAACTGCGCCTTGATCTGGGAATAGACGGTGATATCAGCCTGCCGGCCAGGCGCGCCAAGGGCGGGATCCGTCAGGACCGGCAACCATACGCCGAGCTCCTGAGCCGGACCGACCGGGAACTGATTGAACGTCTGTGTTGGCGAGAGATTGCGGCGCTTGGCTACCAATTCTAA
- a CDS encoding glycosyltransferase produces the protein MLPKVAIFISYSGDGGVEKMIGHLATGFLAAGVAVDLILIKAVGGHLAAIPAGVRIIKLDARTSLFSLPWLVRYLRRERPAALLAAKDRAARVALLARRLAGVPTRVVLRLGMHLSQSLEGKSRLAKALRYYPVRWLYPWADGIICVSDGMADDMAAITGLPRSRLKVIANPTVTPELQRLAAEAPDNDWFNAPGPPRLVAVGRLTRQKGFDVLLQAFSRLQERQPCRLLILGEGGDRSKLEAEVRRLKLDHLVQLPGFVVNPYAYLARADLFVLSSRFEGSPNALKEALALGVPVVATDCRSGPRQILQEGKYGPLVPVDDPEALALAMSRVLAAPPDRALLPRAVAAYTVEASSRAYLAEMGVIEG, from the coding sequence ATTTTGCCCAAGGTAGCGATCTTTATATCCTATTCCGGTGACGGCGGGGTGGAGAAGATGATTGGTCATCTGGCCACCGGTTTTCTGGCCGCCGGCGTGGCGGTGGATCTTATTCTGATCAAGGCCGTAGGCGGGCATCTGGCTGCCATTCCGGCCGGGGTCAGGATCATCAAGCTGGACGCCCGGACCTCGCTGTTCAGCCTGCCCTGGCTGGTGCGCTACCTCCGACGTGAGCGGCCTGCCGCTTTGCTGGCCGCCAAAGACCGGGCGGCCCGGGTGGCCCTGCTGGCGCGGCGACTGGCCGGGGTGCCGACCCGGGTGGTGCTGCGGCTGGGGATGCACTTGAGCCAGTCGCTGGAGGGAAAAAGCCGGCTGGCCAAGGCCCTGCGTTATTACCCGGTGCGCTGGCTTTATCCTTGGGCGGACGGGATAATATGTGTGTCCGATGGTATGGCGGACGACATGGCGGCGATTACCGGTCTGCCCCGCAGTCGCCTGAAGGTAATCGCCAACCCCACCGTTACGCCGGAGTTGCAACGGTTGGCGGCTGAAGCGCCGGATAATGACTGGTTCAACGCGCCAGGCCCGCCACGCCTGGTGGCCGTGGGGCGCCTTACCCGACAGAAAGGCTTTGATGTGCTGCTGCAGGCCTTTTCCCGGCTCCAGGAACGGCAGCCCTGCCGATTGCTGATTTTGGGGGAAGGGGGGGACCGGTCGAAACTGGAGGCAGAAGTTCGCCGCCTGAAACTTGACCACCTGGTACAGTTGCCGGGATTTGTCGTCAACCCGTACGCCTACCTGGCCCGGGCCGACCTCTTTGTCCTTTCTTCCCGCTTTGAAGGTTCTCCCAACGCCCTTAAGGAGGCGCTGGCCCTGGGGGTGCCGGTGGTGGCCACCGACTGCCGGAGCGGGCCGCGCCAGATCCTGCAGGAGGGCAAATATGGGCCGCTGGTGCCGGTTGATGATCCGGAAGCGCTGGCCCTGGCCATGTCGCGGGTGCTGGCGGCGCCGCCGGATCGCGCGCTGCTGCCCCGGGCGGTGGCCGCCTACACCGTGGAAGCCAGCAGCCGGGCTTACCTGGCAGAGATGGGAGTGATTGAAGGTTGA
- a CDS encoding sulfotransferase family 2 domain-containing protein produces MLVSYSHNFLFVHIAKTGGTSIRAALRRYRWGGWYTIPLWLASQADQLTRPRHKLGLKFPRHAKAIAALEMLPTPVFRELFKFTVVRNPWDLQVSSFYHIRREKPHVLEGVKTFEDFLKFKFDPERPYDYMLDTSAELQHEYLVDLRGNLIVDFIGRYERLQADFDTICQRIGLAPFTLPHLRQAKERRDYRNYYTDELAELVAQHYRRDIELLQYQFDPSQVS; encoded by the coding sequence ATGCTGGTTTCTTACTCCCATAATTTCCTTTTCGTCCATATCGCCAAGACCGGGGGGACGAGTATCAGGGCCGCTTTGCGGCGCTACCGCTGGGGAGGCTGGTATACCATTCCCCTCTGGCTGGCCAGCCAGGCGGATCAGCTGACTCGGCCACGGCACAAGCTGGGGCTGAAATTTCCCCGTCATGCCAAGGCCATTGCCGCCCTGGAGATGCTGCCCACGCCGGTGTTCCGGGAGTTGTTCAAATTCACCGTGGTGCGTAACCCCTGGGATCTGCAGGTGAGTTCCTTTTATCATATCCGGCGGGAGAAACCCCATGTGCTTGAGGGGGTGAAAACCTTCGAGGATTTTCTTAAATTTAAATTCGACCCGGAGCGCCCCTACGACTACATGCTCGACACCTCAGCGGAGTTGCAGCATGAATACCTGGTTGACCTGCGTGGCAATTTGATCGTCGATTTCATCGGCCGCTATGAACGTCTGCAGGCGGATTTCGATACCATCTGCCAGCGGATCGGGCTTGCTCCCTTCACCCTGCCGCACCTGCGCCAGGCCAAGGAGCGTCGCGATTACCGCAACTATTACACCGACGAACTGGCGGAACTGGTGGCGCAGCATTACCGCCGCGATATTGAGCTGCTGCAGTACCAGTTTGACCCTTCACAGGTTTCATAA
- a CDS encoding 3-deoxy-D-manno-octulosonic acid kinase yields the protein MTDIRPSTAYVGKQKIIYDASLFAAPPRRLFDSRYLGTAGLITGEAVGRGQAWFFRYEKLDLVLRHFRRGGIMEKLLVDRYPGGSDPEKTRSWREWRLLAKLYRQGLPVPRPVAARVDGGPLVYRADLITQRIPDARSLADRLAAGKLEVIDWGRIGKVIARFHHLGVWHPDLNARNVLLDRQGGVFLVDFDQGRLKAGLGAQQNLKRLLRSLNKIKNSQSPFYFEETDWPLLLAGYHSHPAPECT from the coding sequence ATGACGGATATTCGTCCTTCAACGGCATATGTTGGTAAGCAAAAAATTATTTATGATGCGTCGTTGTTTGCGGCCCCTCCCCGGCGGTTGTTTGACTCCCGTTATCTGGGCACCGCCGGGCTGATCACCGGCGAGGCCGTGGGGCGGGGCCAGGCCTGGTTTTTCCGGTATGAAAAGCTTGATCTGGTGCTGCGCCATTTTCGCCGGGGCGGGATCATGGAAAAACTCCTGGTGGATCGTTACCCGGGGGGGAGCGATCCTGAAAAAACCCGTTCCTGGCGGGAATGGCGTTTGCTTGCCAAGCTTTACCGCCAGGGCTTGCCGGTGCCCCGGCCGGTGGCCGCCAGGGTCGATGGCGGGCCCTTGGTTTACCGCGCCGATTTGATCACCCAGCGGATACCCGATGCCCGCTCCCTGGCCGACCGGCTGGCGGCCGGCAAGCTGGAGGTTATCGATTGGGGCCGGATCGGCAAGGTGATTGCCCGTTTTCACCACCTGGGCGTCTGGCATCCGGATCTCAACGCCCGTAACGTTCTGCTCGATCGCCAGGGCGGGGTGTTTCTGGTCGATTTTGACCAGGGGCGGCTTAAAGCCGGCCTGGGCGCGCAACAGAACCTGAAGCGCCTGTTGCGTTCGCTCAACAAAATCAAAAACAGCCAGTCTCCCTTTTACTTCGAGGAAACCGACTGGCCGCTGTTGTTGGCGGGCTATCATTCCCATCCCGCCCCGGAATGTACCTGA